The Pyrenophora tritici-repentis strain M4 chromosome 10, whole genome shotgun sequence genome contains a region encoding:
- a CDS encoding DUF3638 multi-domain protein yields the protein MADPGRDALLHQLYNHVVLPRDVPGQEDPNLHQLGTELARRLCDAVKQIIPHAPLDDHAGLHAVRLALSSCLTLNVDGRIDKHALARELWQLEGRHALILHVTEQNAALLIHPHSSGNDGRKSIIFEAFETSATSEEVLASDGALQWDFPGQAIAIPHETFLDEDFRQTLVAFLEQSSLETIKQFAAVTTKASASITEVRDTPNPTLVTGWLMAILEASGAYHDTLGLRKRVRDTVSFHKAFKPWRRSPFYLVLRVGIQRHLYKLFGPEKGRVYFKTIMCMFLSNLLIDGLHAIPNDASYLLSQKLGSRLAKLEQSYAAGAKLARVTHHQIFSTLGRLFTDKLLFATKSLKSQWDSYTKQIRRIIHHIPPAARASDLELKLLHSGLVLDRAVQSCTKFVQNRVRPQQEILHRYEKSAGYKPITIVTSRYLCLYAYEEKVSEATSLALTQDGSSLCFQLADTIQAYVAEVGAQYNGYPEFRSRQLLTLMEIWKAMDEAATQCYPLLAQYHPGFDARVLDVLELSTLDELSRLQIVQSYIAKRCSGWCGQGSKTIFDAPNADSYAARAYDECDDMSKLQELRRAIEKDAEDRLTAKKEEWEKASARHESMRRTLALPTTVCPGFRTEIDARTGKRPHKAPCAFHKLNWEMKQMKINTHEHPLPESEPELKALVFELLCPSTFAAYRDATWLIISTLAHPPVTALGDGVPLLRAHKGLCRFANKTRSTVTLGSVGKPFTKTHWETSKFPTPFQDICYPFAMSLRYYDTEGGTWTSRASAASFAHLLPLKLPTGSPYLSLQNDGEHWPTSNVTLATQTQCPQDLTPHEFTAWQSLLLGTYLRWPCLLREMGSTNLNFSTASTSVVISRLCLQAGPASTDDILRDTHSIFHDVTFCLKLLEQVDSRLETIRRNWREAIQLDILLSILLKVNAMNSSTRISRVVSKLLGKARAIAAGWYKNQNLGSDQAESGPSIFAIWAAVLYKRTVYSLLAPHCDISSQILADFIIMSIALQECLVGEFNSLPYNLRNAILRDLYLVWSSRHQLQTIIVSDSHAMLEAVEAVWPAPVTIAPRTYIVPDTWWLVMTLAMEQGSQHHVHYNILHGMLLIDGHPMGMLPPEYLHSPILQELLGSQSPKSFPSAMPGMSLVISRPLANIYWLHLGFRGERLVIRAEQRGKQQSKVFELIDRSLFSNDLPAALVEKCYHWVDLAAQTMEIRQQEPFKSKLSNWRLDLKTRRATRNATRNAGSTLVDPHCALARSIAENFSYFEFANMITVYQPPNSNIRVELHRLELHFVVNRNGSLLCPQLGAIVAETAYQDVGTWHGLRSKLVMRSIGSPTQFSVLLPMGSHVIKRHGPHVSIVVRNKGEYLKFEVNNVLGRIECPAEPLMLYYRALWHALTAHPIPDVLTGRTGVEEALQYLTSGAYRPWTPLNPSARDLLLMIAKLSPRRGYYPPTMKKMESVTWDPDTTVYMQDDRYRRAVNDILLRNAQLQKFSPPFESVDRSPTGAGHDHLENRALSRVPGSTSKHAQAYLRRDGRLVGTQREHVISLAKVLFVSTHEAVRNVQLARLFENTSVIGGYVKRFDMIQITDILEADQVLHWGPLVITALKCSNNKKFHLTFLFCLLAFSPTANMQLLRGALSFALLHDLRVLRLPKSPSYNRFVSHEMPTVDRLMELMEDAKQPYVANVKAKPSRVLNLELRHNTDATDACRTLATSIVALWPSKDLDRLLLTTVNDSLLDREEALALVRPEWNRLVDNDDFSDHLVELQTVLSSYPELSQAEHQTESRFDVSPSSLYPSTMGGGGTLLLKDVLTKDISFISAKSREVDYVEPFKKPRVFNVMQLLPANSYVSKPVGELSQLVAPYESSTSMVHRRYGVELQDSIKALVKRLNHPNPPQEPFNPTKLAENLVTADRTWRMIIEQMRGALRRQDAPAKWLDLVGLWPRVTIRTLLSELRSTSGARFGVGVKKTLIDLGLAITRYQRLLRIQRASSNGRSQQLSEERVNAGHTNWKPEDHVDWLILEIDNDIMLRPEQVDVALATISPQSGENSVTQLLMGKGKTSCILPMVALELATDNLFRIIVPRPLLLQSAQILQAKLGSLLDREVLHVPFSRRTPTDQQLMHAYGCLHNEVQLRNGIVLALPEHILSFKLSGIQRLCDGKVDESAVMIKIQDRFDRHARDVLDECDVTLGIRTQLIYPSGSQHTVDGHPLRWQTIQALLDLVFSYLDDLVNRFPHSIEVVRRTGVSLFYFLRDDVEVYLLDQMVQKICRGQTSILPLRHLSRRAQQDIRSFITEPLVDAAITSRVMAMFGEKQHLVHVVLHLRGLLVYGILLSTLKKRWNVQYGLHPTRDPIAVPYQAKGVPSPTSEWGHPDVAIILTCLSFYYEGLSMAQFKRAFNQLAKSNEPSIEYGMWVAEGVPEAFKNYNGINVEDSQQLSELHQHVK from the exons ATGGCCGACCCTGGGCGTGACGCGCTTCTGCACCAACTTTATAACCACGTCGTACTTCCGCGCGATGTTCCAGGCCAAGAGGATCCTAATCTGCACCAGCTCGGCACCGAGCTCGCACGGCGCCTGTGCGATGCCGTCAAACAAATCATTCCACACGCACCTTTGGATGACCATGCGGGTCTACATGCAGTTCGGCTTGCCCTTTCGTCGTGCCTGACGCTCAACGTTGATGGAAGGATTGACAAGCATGCACTCGCGAGGGAGTTATGGCAGCTCGAAGGCAGACACGCTCTGATACTTCATGTGACGGAGCAGAATGCTGCATTGCTAATCCACCCACACTCAAG TGGCAACGATGGGCGCAAGTCAATAATCTTCGAGGCATTCGAGACTTCGGCAACTAGCGAAGAAGTTCTTGCATCCGATGGTGCACTGCAGTGGGATTTTCCCGGCCAGGCTATAGCGATACCCCACGAAACTTTTCTGGACGAGGACTTCCGACAAACTTTGGTGGCATTCCTGGAGCAGAGCAGCCTCGAGACCATCAAGCAGTTTGCGGCTGTCACCACCAAAGCTTCTGCATCCATCACAGAAGTGCGCGACACACCAAATCCTACACTCGTGACCGGGTGGCTCATGGCTATACTGGAAGCTAGCGGCGCGTACCACGACACGCTCGGTCTTCGCAAGCGTGTGCGCGATACCGTATCTTTCCACAAGGCATTCAAGCCTTGGCGCCGCTCGCCCTTCTACCTCGTCCTTCGAGTCGGTATACAACGTCATCTGTACAAGCTATTTGGCCCAGAGAAGGGTAGAGTCTACTTCAAGACAATCATGTGCATGTTTCTCTCAAACTTGCTGATTGACGGACTGCACGCCATCCCGAATGACGCTTCGTATCTTCTGAGCCAGAAGCTCGGTTCTCGTCTTGCGAAGCTCGAGCAGAGCTATGCCGCAGGTGCCAAACTAGCTAGAGTTACGCATCACCAGATCTTCTCCACCTTGGGACGTCTGTTCACGGACAAACTGCTCTTTGCTACAAAGAGCTTGAAATCACAGTGGGACTCCTACACCAAGCAGATACGGCGCATCATCCACCATATCCCACCAGCTGCACGCGCTAGCGACCTCGAATTGAAACTGTTGCACAGCGGACTAGTGCTGGATAGAGCGGTACAGTCATGCACTAAGTTTGTACAGAACAGAGTGCGCCCACAGCAAGAGATACTGCATCGGTACGAAAAGTCTGCTGGCTACAAGCCCATCACAATTGTCACCAGCCGCTACCTCTGCCTCTATGCTTACGAGGAGAAGGTCTCCGAGGCTACAAGCTTAGCACTGACGCAAGACGGTTCCTCCCTATGCTTCCAGCTGGCTGATACAATCCAAGCGTACGTTGCAGAAGTTGGGGCTCAGTACAACGGGTATCCGGAATTCAGAAGTCGTCAGCTTCTCACTCTGATGGAAATTTGGAAGGCTATGGACGAGGCCGCGACTCAATGCTATCCGCTCCTCGCCCAGTATCATCCAGGCTTCGATGCACGTGTTCTGGACGTTCTCGAGCTCTCAACGTTAGACGAACTTAGCCGCCTTCAGATTGTGCAATCGTACATAGCGAAACGCTGCAGTGGGTGGTGTGGTCAGGGATCAAAGACCATTTTCGACGCACCGAACGCAGACTCATATGCCGCACGAGCATACGATGAATGTGACGATATGTCCAAGCTACAAGAACTACGGCGCGCGATTGAGAAAGATGCGGAGGACCGACTCACAGCCAAGAAGGAGGAGTGGGAAAAGGCAAGTGCACGTCACGAGTCTATGCGGCGGACGCTGGCACTGCCAACCACCGTCTGCCCAGGCTTCAGAACTGAAATCGATGCTCGCACCGGAAAGCGACCCCACAAGGCACCGTGCGCTTTTCACAAGCTCAATTGGGAAATGAAACAGATGAAGATCAACACGCATGAACACCCACTTCCAGAATCAGAACCAGAACTCAAGGCCTTGGTCTTTGAGTTGCTCTGTCCATCAACGTTTGCAGCGTACCGGGACGCCACTTGGCTGATCATATCCACTCTGGCTCATCCACCAGTTACAGCTTTAGGAGATGGCGTGCCTCTGCTCCGCGCTCACAAGGGATTGTGTCGTTTCGCCAATAAGACGAGGAGCACAGTCACGTTAGGCTCGGTCGGGAAACCGTTCACAAAGACTCATTGGGAGACCTCGAAATTCCCGACACCATTTCAAGACATATGTTACCCCTTCGCTATGTCGTTGAGATACTATGACACCGAGGGTGGGACCTGGACATCTCGGGCAAGCGCCGCTTCATTTGCTCACCTCCTCCCTTTGAAGCTGCCTACTGGATCCCCGTACCTTTCTCTGCAAAACGACGGCGAGCATTGGCCCACATCAAATGTGACCCTCGCAACGCAGACACAATGTCCCCAAGATCTGACTCCTCACGAATTCACAGCTTGGCAGAGCCTGTTGCTTGGAACCTACTTGCGCTGGCCCTGTCTATTGAGGGAGATGGGCTCGACGAACTTGAATTTCTCGACAGCTTCCACATCGGTCGTCATCTCCAGGCTTTGTCTGCAAGCTGGACCCGCATCCACCGACGACATCCTGCGTGACACTCATTCGATCTTTCACGATGTTACCTTCTGCCTCAAGCTGCTCGAGCAAGTAGACAGCCGCTTGGAAACCATTCGGCGTAATTGGCGCGAGGCAATCCAGCTTGACATCCTGTTAAGCATCCTCCTCAAGGTCAATGCGATGAACTCTAGTACTCGCATCAGCCGGGTTGTATCAAAACTGCTCGGAAAAGCACGCGCCATAGCTGCAGGATGGTACAAGAACCAAAACCTTGGAAGCGACCAAGCTGAGTCTGGCCCCTCAATATTCGCCATCTGGGCAGCTGTGCTGTACAAGCGCACGGTCTActcgctgttggcgccaCACTGTGACATATCGTCTCAAATTCTGGCAGACTTCATTATAATGTCGATCGCCCTTCAGGAGTGTCTAGTGGGTGAGTTCAACTCATTGCCATACAATCTCAGGAACGCGATCCTGCGGGATCTCTACCTGGTTTGGAGCTCTCGCCACCAACTTCAAACCATTATCGTTTCCGATAGCCACGCAATGCTTGAGGCAGTGGAAGCAGTCTGGCCAGCTCCCGTCACGATTGCTCCCCGTACGTACATCGTGCCAGACACTTGGTGGCTTGTCATGACGTTAGCCATGGAGCAAGGCAGTCAACACCACGTGCACTACAATATCCTTCATGGCATGCTGCTGATCGATGGGCATCCAATGGGCATGTTACCACCCGAGTATCTGCATTCGCCGATCTTGCAAGAACTTCTTGGGTCTCAGAGCCCTAAATCCTTCCCGTCGGCGATGCCGGGAATGTCTTTGGTCATAAGCCGGCCGCTGGCGAACATTTACTGGCTACATCTAGGTTTCCGTGGCGAGCGACTGGTCATCCGTGCTGAACAGCGAGGAAAGCAGCAAAGCAAAGTATTCGAACTCATTGATAGATCACTGTTTAGCAACGATCTTCCTGCTGCGCTCGTCGAGAAGTGCTACCACTGGGTGGATCTCGCAGCCCAAACCATGGAGATCCGACAACAAGAACCGTTCAAGTCGAAGCTTTCGAACTGGCGTTTGGATCTCAAGACTAGGCGCGCAACACGCAACGCAACACGCAACGCAGGCTCCACCTTGGTTGATCCTCACTGTGCGCTCGCCCGGAGCATTGCTGAAAACTTTTCCTACTTCGAGTTTGCCAATATGATAACCGTGTATCAACCGCCAAACAGTAATATCAGGGTCGAGTTGCATCGTCTCGAACTACACTTTGTTGTCAATCGGAATGGGTCACTCCTCTGCCCTCAACTAGGGGCTATTGTTGCCGAAACTGCATACCAGGATGTCGGGACATGGCATGGTCTCCGAAGCAAATTGGTCATGCGATCCATAGGGAGTCCCACGCAGTTCAGTGTCCTTCTACCCATGGGTAGCCATGTCATCAAGCGGCACGGGCCTCATGTATCGATCGTGGTGAGGAACAAGGGCGAGTATCTGAAGTTCGAAGTCAACAACGTTCTTGGGCGGATCGAATGTCCTGCGGAGCCTCTTATGCTGTACTACAGGGCATTGTGGCATGCGTTGACAGCTCATCCCATACCAGACGTGCTCACTGGTCGCACTGGAGTCGAAGAAGCTCTTCAGTATCTGACTTCCGGAGCCTACCGCCCATGGACGCCGTTAAATCCCAGCGCGCGGGATCTGCTCTTGATGATCGCAAAGCTGTCGCCCCGTAGAGGCTACTACCCGCCGACAATGAAGAAGATGGAGTCTGTGACTTGGGATCCTGACACGACGGTGTACATGCAGGATGACAGGTACCGCCGAGCTGTCAACGACATTCTATTGAGGAACGCGCAACTTCAGAAGTTCTCACCGCCGTTCGAGTCTGTTGATCGAAGTCCAACCGGTGCCGGTCATGATCACCTGGAAAATCGAGCTCTATCACGGGTCCCTGGCAGCACATCCAAGCATGCCCAGGCTTACCTGCGAAGAGACGGTCGTCTTGTTGGAACCCAACGCGAACACGTTATCAGCTTGGCAAAGGTCCTTTTTGTCTCGACCCACGAAGCTGTACGCAATGTGCAGCTAGCGAGACTGTTCGAAAACACGTCGGTCATTGGTGGCTACGTGAAGCGATTCGACATGATTCAGATCACGGATATCCTGGAAGCAGATCAGGTGCTGCACTGGGGACCTCTGGTTATCACTGCCCTGAAATGCTCCAACAACAAGAAGTTTCACTTGACGTTTTTATTCTGCTTGTTGGCGTTCTCTCCCACTGCGAACATGCAGTTACTGCGAGGTGCGCTTTCATTCGCTCTTCTTCACGACCTGAGAGTATTGCGACTTCCGAAGAGCCCTTCATACAATCGTTTTGTATCTCACGAAATGCCCACCGTGGATCGCCTCATGGAATTAATGGAGGATGCAAAGCAGCCATACGTCGCGAATGTCAAGGCCAAACCAAGCAGGGTTTTGAATCTCGAGTTGCGGCACAACACGGATGCCACGGACGCATGCAGGACGCTTGCAACATCCATTGTTGCCCTATGGCCATCCAAAGACCTTGACCGTCTTCTCCTGACAACGGTCAACGATAGCTTGCTTGATCGTGAAGAAGCCTTGGCGCTCGTGCGGCCAGAGTGGAACAGGTTGGTTGACAACGACGATTTCTCTGATCACCTTGTCGAGCTCCAAACAGTTCTTTCATCGTACCCAGAGTTGAGTCAAGCCGAGCATCAGACTGAGTCTCGATTTGATGTTTCGCCATCCTCTCTGTATCCGTCAACCATGGGGGGCGGTGGGACTCTGCTCCTCAAGGATGTCTTGACGAAAGATATTTCCTTCATCTCGGCTAAGAGCAGAGAAGTCGACTACGTTGAGCCCTTCAAGAAGCCCAGGGTGTTTAACGTGATGCAGCTTCTTCCGGCCAACTCATATGTTTCGAAACCCGTTGGGGAACTCTCGCAACTCGTCGCACCATATGAGTCTTCAACTTCCATGGTCCACAGACGATATGGTGTTGAGCTGCAAGACAGTATCAAAGCGCTGGTGAAGCGTCTCAACCATCCAAATCCCCCCCAAGAGCCTTTCAATCCCACCAAGTTGGCCGAAAATTTGGTTACCGCGGATAGAACCTGGCGGATGATCATTGAGCAGATGCGTGGTGCATTGCGTCGACAGGACGCGCCAGCAAAGTGGCTCGATTTGGTCGGCCTGTGGCCGAGGGTGACGATTCGTACTCTGCTATCAGAGCTGCGTAGTACTTCAGGAGCACGTTTCGGCGTTGGTGTAAAGAAGACGCTCATCGACCTGGGGCTAGCCATCACGAGGTATCAGCGCTTGTTACGTATCCAGAGGGCTAGTTCGAACGGTCGCAGCCAGCAGCTGTCCGAGGAACGTGTCAACGCTGGTCACACGAATTGGAAGCCTGAGGACCATGTTGATTGGCTCATTCTGGAGATCGACAATGATATCATGCTTCGCCCAGAGCAGGTTGACGTGGCGCTCGCGACAATATCTCCTCAGTCTGGCGAGAACTCGGTGACGCAGCTGTTGATGGGCAAAGGCAAAACTTCTTGCATTCTTC CAATGGTTGCACTCGAACTTGCGACCGATAATCTTTTCCGAATCATAGTACCCCGGCCGCTTTTGCTACAGTCGGCTCAGATTCTGCAAGCTAAGCTGGGCAGTCTTTTGGACCGCGAGGTATTGCACGTACCATTTTCACGCAGAACTCCCACAGATCAACAGCTGATGCACGCTTACGGTTGTCTGCACAACGAGGTTCAACTGCGGAATGGCATCGTACTAGCATTGCCAGAGCACATCCTGTCCTTCAAACTCAGCGGCATCCAGCGCCTGTGCGATGGCAAGGTCGATGAGTCCGCCGTCATGATCAAGATTCAGGACCGCTTCGATCGGCATGCCAGAGATGTACTCGACGAATGCGATGTCACCCTTGGCATCCGTACGCAGCTAATCTATCCGTCTGGGTCACAGCATACTGTTGACGGGCATCCCTTACGTTGGCAAACCATTCAAGCATTGCTAGACCTTGTCTTCTCTTATCTGGATGACCTAGTGAACAGGTTTCCCCACAGCATCGAGGTAGTCAGGAGGACAGGTGTTTCGCTGTTCTACTTCCTGCGTGATGACGTTGAGGTGTACCTGCTTGATCAAATGGTACAAAAGATCTGCAGAGGCCAGACATCGATTTTACCGCTGCGCCACCTTTCGCGGCGTGCGCAACAGGACATTCGCTCCTTCATCACCGAGCCCCTAGTCGATGCCGCAATCACTTCCAGGGTCATGGCAATGTTCGGGGAGAAGCAACATTTGGTGCACGTAGTCCTTCATTTGCGGGGCCTCCTAGTGTATGGCATCTTGCTTTCGACTTTGAAGAAGCGCTGGAATGTGCAATACGGCCTGCATCCAACACGGGATCCGATAGCAGTGCCTTACCAG GCCAAAGGTGTCCCGTCACCCACCTCGGAGTGGGGCCATCCGGATGTCGCCATCATACTCACCTGCCTGTCATTCTACTATGAAGGTCTCAGTATGGCGCAATTCAAGCGAGCATTCAACCAGCTTGCAAAGTCAAATGAACCCAGTATTGAGTATGGTATGTGGGTTGCGGAGGGTGTGCCTGAAGCGTTCAAGAACTACAACGGCATAAATGTAGAGGACAGCCAGCAGTTGAGCGAGCTGCATCAGCATGTCAAGTAA